The nucleotide sequence GTCAAGTTCGGTCAAGGCGGGAAGTCTTTTTTGACTAGCCCGCCAAGCAAAAATCTGTAACTTTTTTGGAACTAAATTATTCCTCATTGTTTAACAATTATTTGAGTCTTCCGCAATTATATGATTATCGATAATAAGGGATAGAAAACGAACAGTGAAAATACCGTTAGGTGCGATGATCCAGGAGCACGTATCACACCCATCGGAACTGAAATTGCACTCTGCTATTAATCTGCATAGCTCGTCCCTTTCTGAAGCTGTTCTTCCAGACGGGATGCGGCTCCAATTTTCTGTTAAAATTGCTCCCGAATCGTACACTGTAACACGATCACCAATGCTTGCGTTTCTGTCTTGCTCCAACCTGTATAGCCGTGGGAATCTGGATTTAAGGCATGACCTGGATAACCACAACGAGTTCCAGAAGGAATCTGCCGACCTGCTGCTGACTTGTTTCTTGAAAGCATTTTTGAAATCTATCCCAGTTTCTTGAATCTTCGAACCTGCTAACAAAATAGACTTCCAAGTGGAAGGTTTTAAGGAGCAAATTTCTTCACTCCCTAATTCCAATCCACCACAATGACCATATATACTGCGAATTATTTTGACCCAAAGTGACCCGGTTTCGGTataaaacctccaccaccactttctcAATAAAGAAAGATTTTTACTATTTAAAAGCCCAATATTTAATCCCCCCCCTTTCATAAGAACTCACAACCTTTTCCCATTTGACCCATGGAATTTTTGAGTTTAATtccgacccaccccaaaaaaacACTCGTCTCACACTCTCAAGTAGTTTTAGCACATTAGACGGGGCACAGTAGAGAGAGAAGTAATACAATGGAAGGCTCTTTAGGACCGACTTGATTAGGACTACTCTCCCTCCAAAAGACATCGAACGCATTTTCCAACTAGACAATTTTGACTTTATCTTATCAATAACCGGGTTCCAACTATTCGCCTTAGACATTTTCGCACCTATTGGGAGGCCAAGATAAGTGAAGGGGAAAGATCCGACTTGGCACCCCAAATGACTAGCAAAAAGATTCATCTCCTCCATCTTCAACCCAATTCCGTAAAAACAACTTTTTTGATAGTTTACTTTCAAACCCGAAGCTAACTCGAAGCACTTTAAAAGATTTTGTAAGTTATGGATATTTTAAACATTCCATTCACCTAGAAAGatggtatcatccgcatattggagatgcgaTATTTTCACTTTGTCTTCTCCAATTTCCACCCCTTTAAAGAGGCCCTTTTCGGTTGCCGCGTTTGTAAGGATATTGAGCCCTTCCGCGGCTATGATGAAAAGAAAAGGTGAAAGAGGGTCTCCTTGCCGAATTCCTCTTTTGAGAGTAAACTCACTAGTAGGTGACCCATTTACTAATATTGAGACGGATGCGGATTTAAGGCATGCAAATATCCAATTCCTCCACTTAGCACCAAACCCCATACTCTCCATAACTTCCATCAAAAAATTCCAATTTAAGCAATCGAAAGCTTTCTCAAAATCGACTTTAAAAAGCATTCCTTTTTTCTTTGAAGCTCTAAGATAATCAATGCTCTCATTAACGATCAAAACCCCATCAAGAATATACTACCTTTTATGAATGCACTTTGTTCCGAACTAACAACATGAGGAATTATTCTCTTAAGTCTATTCGATAGAATTTTTGCAATAACCTTGTAGAAACTCCCAATTAAGCTTATCGGTCGGTAGTCACCAAGGTCGTACGGGTCAGTTTTCTTTGGAATTAAGGTCACAAAAGAAGCATTACATCCCCGAGAAAATTCACCCGCTTCTCAAAACCATGTAATCGCACTAATAAGATCACCttttatggtatcccaatatttttTGTAGAAACGCATGTTGAATCCATCGGGCCCGGGAGCTTTAGTACTACCACATTCAAAAACCGCATCTTTAATTTCCTTCTCATCAAAGGGGGCTTCAAGACTCGTTACTTTGTCCGGGGTTAAACATGGATATGTAAGATCCTCCATACTCGGCCTTTGGACATCCACCTCCTTAAAGATATGCTTAAAATGTTTGAAAATTTCACCTTTAATTTCATTAGGCGAATCATTCCAAACTCCATCAATTGTCAATCCCCTCATATTGCTTATATTATTCCTCCGGTTGATTATCGAATGAAAATACTTTGAATTCTCATcaccttctaaaatccatttaactCGCGCTTTTTGCTTCAACATACTCGTTTTCACCCTCTCTTTGTCTACCCACTTTTTCCTATACTCTAACCAATCTATTCTTTCCTCGTCATTTAACAAATTATTCTCGGCTTTCAACTCATAATTTAAGACCAAAGTTTTCAGCACTTCGATTTCCCCATCTAACCCACCAAACTTGTTTATACTCCACTCTTTTAGTGCCATTTTAACATTTTTTAGCTTATTCCGGAACATACAATCTTTCC is from Rutidosis leptorrhynchoides isolate AG116_Rl617_1_P2 chromosome 10, CSIRO_AGI_Rlap_v1, whole genome shotgun sequence and encodes:
- the LOC139871211 gene encoding uncharacterized mitochondrial protein AtMg01250-like, which encodes MLFKVDFEKAFDCLNWNFLMEVMESMGFGAKWRNWIFACLKSASVSILVNGSPTSEFTLKRGIRQGDPLSPFLFIIAAEGLNILTNAATEKGLFKGVEIGEDKVKISHLQYADDTIFLGEWNV